A DNA window from Acidobacteriota bacterium contains the following coding sequences:
- the ybeY gene encoding rRNA maturation RNase YbeY: MPDVVNLQRKIKLDLAPIRAFVARLSKTVAESENSTFTVAFIGDGRMKQLNELFRSKATTTDVLSFPHEPDNFGGSTDFSHQPAEGVTPSPVFLGDVVISAEQAAKQALENDLTLEGEFKQLILHGLLHLCGYDHETDNGEMNAREIELRELLEI, encoded by the coding sequence ATGCCCGACGTCGTCAATCTACAACGAAAGATCAAGCTCGATCTCGCCCCAATTCGTGCATTCGTGGCGCGACTCTCGAAAACCGTCGCGGAATCGGAAAACTCGACTTTCACCGTCGCCTTCATCGGCGACGGTCGCATGAAGCAGCTCAACGAGCTCTTTCGCAGCAAAGCCACCACCACCGACGTCCTCTCATTCCCCCACGAACCCGATAACTTTGGTGGAAGTACCGACTTTAGTCACCAACCGGCTGAAGGCGTGACTCCAAGCCCGGTTTTCCTCGGCGATGTAGTAATTTCTGCCGAACAAGCCGCAAAACAGGCCCTTGAGAACGACCTCACGCTCGAGGGCGAGTTCAAACAACTTATTCTCCACGGCCTGCTCCACCTCTGCGGCTATGATCACGAAACCGACAACGGTGAAATGAACGCCCGCGAAATCGAATTACGGGAATTGCTGGAAATCTGA
- a CDS encoding PhoH family protein: MKKLELPTQGLNTLFGVQDQNIKYLETLLDVSIGARGNELLIDGDERDIKTVEQILTDFGDLFADGNTFTDKELRDAFKQIAEDGAYTLKDHFLKARFNPAGKKAVAPKTANQRKYLDAIAANDLVFGIGVAGTGKSYLAVAMAVDALFKKQVSRIILTRPAVEAGERLGFLPGDLQEKVDPYLRPLYDALFDLVDAEKVTKMLEKRIIEIAPLAFMRGRTLSDAFIILDEAQNTTSEQMKMFLTRIGFGSKAVVTGDKTQIDLPRGQKSGIKEAETVLADLEGIEFVYFSEKDVVRHKLVQMIVKAYEQNSEDNEPGDH, translated from the coding sequence TTGAAGAAACTAGAACTACCAACGCAGGGACTAAATACGCTTTTCGGCGTTCAGGACCAGAACATTAAATATCTTGAAACTCTGCTCGACGTTTCGATCGGGGCTCGTGGTAATGAGCTGCTCATCGACGGCGATGAACGAGATATCAAGACGGTCGAGCAGATCCTCACCGATTTTGGTGATCTGTTTGCCGATGGCAATACATTTACTGACAAAGAACTACGCGACGCCTTTAAGCAGATCGCTGAGGACGGGGCGTACACGCTGAAAGACCACTTTCTTAAGGCACGCTTCAATCCGGCCGGCAAAAAGGCAGTTGCCCCAAAAACTGCGAACCAGCGAAAGTACCTCGACGCGATCGCGGCGAACGATTTGGTTTTTGGCATTGGTGTGGCCGGAACTGGCAAAAGCTACCTCGCGGTGGCGATGGCGGTCGATGCCCTTTTCAAGAAACAGGTCAGCCGGATCATTCTGACGCGGCCGGCGGTCGAAGCCGGTGAACGGCTTGGGTTCCTGCCCGGCGATCTGCAGGAAAAGGTCGATCCTTATTTGAGGCCGCTTTACGACGCCCTTTTCGACCTTGTGGATGCGGAGAAAGTAACTAAAATGCTCGAAAAACGCATCATCGAGATCGCTCCGCTGGCTTTTATGCGAGGACGTACGCTGTCTGATGCGTTCATTATCCTGGACGAAGCCCAAAACACGACCAGCGAGCAGATGAAGATGTTCCTGACCCGCATCGGCTTTGGTTCAAAGGCTGTCGTTACCGGCGACAAGACGCAGATCGACCTTCCGCGCGGGCAAAAGTCCGGCATCAAGGAAGCTGAGACAGTCCTTGCGGACCTCGAAGGCATTGAATTTGTTTACTTTTCAGAAAAGGATGTCGTCAGGCACAAATTGGTACAGATGATCGTAAAAGCCTACGAGCAAAACTCCGAAGACAACGAACCCGGCGACCACTGA
- a CDS encoding F0F1 ATP synthase subunit epsilon, producing the protein MLRLEIVTPEKRVLDAEVDSVTVPTASGEVGILPSHAPLVSAIKPGILSFTVKGATDKLAISGGFLEVNANKVAVLADSAETAEEIDIDAARTTRDEAEKAFAAAASLSLVETEAVREQLDAANVRLQLAGGR; encoded by the coding sequence ATGCTTAGATTAGAAATAGTCACCCCCGAAAAACGCGTCCTCGATGCCGAGGTAGATTCCGTCACCGTCCCAACGGCGTCGGGTGAGGTCGGCATTCTGCCGAGCCACGCGCCGCTCGTTTCCGCTATCAAGCCGGGCATCCTTTCCTTTACGGTAAAAGGTGCGACGGATAAACTGGCGATCTCGGGCGGTTTTCTCGAGGTTAACGCTAATAAGGTCGCCGTTCTTGCCGATTCGGCAGAGACGGCTGAAGAGATCGATATCGATGCCGCCCGCACAACGCGTGACGAGGCGGAAAAGGCTTTTGCAGCGGCGGCTTCGCTCTCGCTTGTCGAGACTGAGGCTGTCCGCGAACAACTGGATGCCGCCAACGTCCGTCTGCAGCTAGCAGGCGGCCGGTAA
- the atpD gene encoding F0F1 ATP synthase subunit beta: protein MATDGNGQIGKVVQIIGPVVDVEFSDNYLPPIYQALRITSEGFDVEAKIDVVAEVQQHLGEGRVRAVSMLPTDGMVRGMKVIDLGGPIMVPVGGATLGRVMNVIGDPVDELGPVSSETKSSIHRHAPSFDEQSTSLEMFETGIKVIDLVQPFLRGGKIGLFGGAGVGKTVLIMELINNVAIGSDGFSVFAGVGERTREGNDLLREMVESKVIKYGDKFNEHMEKTGEFDLSLVDKNEIKGSKVSLVYGQMTEPPGARLRVALSGLTVAEYFRDQGNDVLFFVDNIFRFTQAGSEVSALLGRMPSAVGYQPTLASEMGEMQERITSTKTGAITSIQAVYVPADDYTDPAPATTFAHLDAVTALSRQIVELGIYPAVDPLASNSRILDPQIVGDDHYDTAQSVKKILQRYKDLQDIIAILGLDELSEDDKLTVARARKIQRFFSQPFFVGEQFTGLKGEYVKIEDTIKGFKEILEGKCDDMPEQSFYMVGTIEQAREKAAKMAAAA, encoded by the coding sequence ATGGCCACAGATGGTAACGGACAGATCGGTAAGGTTGTACAGATCATCGGTCCTGTCGTTGACGTAGAATTTTCAGATAATTATTTACCGCCGATCTATCAGGCGCTTCGCATCACCAGCGAAGGCTTCGATGTCGAGGCTAAGATCGACGTTGTCGCCGAAGTGCAGCAGCACCTTGGCGAAGGCCGCGTGCGTGCGGTCTCGATGCTGCCGACCGATGGTATGGTCCGCGGCATGAAGGTCATCGACCTCGGCGGCCCGATCATGGTTCCCGTTGGCGGAGCAACTCTCGGCCGCGTTATGAACGTCATCGGCGATCCGGTCGACGAACTCGGCCCGGTTAGCTCGGAAACGAAATCCTCGATCCATCGCCACGCTCCGTCATTTGACGAACAGTCGACCTCGCTCGAAATGTTCGAAACGGGCATCAAGGTCATCGACCTTGTCCAGCCGTTCCTTCGCGGTGGTAAGATCGGCCTCTTCGGCGGAGCCGGCGTCGGTAAGACAGTTCTCATCATGGAGCTGATCAATAACGTCGCTATCGGTTCTGACGGATTCTCGGTTTTCGCCGGTGTTGGTGAACGTACCCGTGAGGGCAACGACCTTCTCCGCGAAATGGTCGAGTCCAAAGTTATCAAGTACGGCGACAAATTTAACGAGCATATGGAAAAGACCGGCGAGTTCGATCTTTCCCTCGTTGATAAGAATGAGATCAAGGGCTCTAAGGTGTCCTTAGTATATGGTCAGATGACCGAGCCTCCAGGAGCCCGTCTCCGTGTTGCTCTCTCGGGTTTGACCGTTGCTGAATATTTCCGCGATCAGGGGAACGACGTTCTCTTCTTCGTCGATAACATTTTCAGATTTACGCAGGCTGGTTCAGAAGTGTCCGCACTTCTCGGACGTATGCCGTCCGCTGTGGGCTATCAGCCGACGCTGGCTTCGGAAATGGGCGAGATGCAGGAACGCATCACCTCGACCAAGACCGGTGCTATCACGTCGATCCAGGCTGTGTACGTTCCGGCCGACGATTACACCGATCCGGCACCGGCGACGACCTTTGCTCACCTCGATGCTGTTACGGCTCTGTCGCGACAGATCGTTGAGCTTGGAATTTACCCGGCGGTCGACCCGCTCGCTTCGAACTCGCGTATCCTTGATCCGCAGATCGTCGGCGACGACCATTATGATACGGCACAGTCTGTTAAGAAGATCCTCCAACGCTACAAGGATCTGCAGGACATCATCGCTATCCTTGGTTTGGACGAACTCAGCGAAGATGACAAATTAACAGTTGCCCGTGCTCGTAAGATCCAGCGTTTCTTCTCGCAGCCGTTCTTCGTCGGTGAACAGTTCACCGGCTTGAAAGGTGAATACGTTAAGATCGAAGACACCATCAAGGGTTTCAAAGAGATCCTCGAAGGTAAATGCGACGATATGCCCGAGCAGTCCTTCTACATGGTCGGCACGATCGAGCAGGCCAGAGAAAAGGCCGCCAAGATGGCAGCCGCTGCCTAG
- a CDS encoding four helix bundle protein: MEKTNFENLDIYKISESLADAIWQMAMGWGRIAQDTVGKQIIRSADGIGANISEGSGRGTPADNRRFLRMARGSLYETRHWLRRAHQRDLLTEANTKVFSELINELTPKLNAYIRKVDETARKTTREK, translated from the coding sequence ATGGAAAAGACTAATTTTGAAAATCTTGATATCTACAAGATCTCCGAATCTTTAGCCGATGCAATTTGGCAAATGGCAATGGGTTGGGGGCGAATCGCTCAAGATACGGTCGGAAAACAGATCATTCGATCGGCAGACGGTATTGGGGCAAATATATCCGAGGGCAGTGGTCGCGGGACTCCAGCCGATAACCGGAGGTTTTTGAGAATGGCTAGGGGATCGCTCTATGAAACAAGGCACTGGCTCCGCCGGGCCCATCAAAGGGATCTCCTTACCGAGGCGAACACGAAAGTTTTTTCGGAACTAATAAACGAACTAACGCCAAAGTTAAATGCGTACATACGCAAGGTAGACGAAACAGCCCGCAAAACAACGCGGGAGAAATAA